One genomic region from Tigriopus californicus strain San Diego chromosome 4, Tcal_SD_v2.1, whole genome shotgun sequence encodes:
- the LOC131879349 gene encoding acetylcholine receptor subunit beta-like 2 isoform X4, giving the protein MNVEILQCTSIGHNCIASSSLTKVTSPEPKVEANPHAKRLYDDLLANYNRLILPVANNSEKLTVKLGLKLSQLIDVDLKNQIMTTNVWIEQKWFDYKLKWKPEDYGGVDTLYVPSQHIWLPDIVLFNNADGKYEVTLMTKARLKYTGELIWKPPAIYKSSCKINVEWFPFDEQTCDMKFGSWTYDAFQLDLKHMDQLRGSNIVKMGIDLTEFYVSVEWDILAVPATRNEEYYTPQRYQEELNPALDENGNALESDAEDDLMEGESKSKLLTDITFYMTLRRKTLFYTVNLIIPCVGISFLTVLVFYLPSDSGEKVTLCISILLSLTVFFLLLAEIIPPTSLAVPLLGKYLLFTMILVTLSITVTVGVLNVHFRSPSTHRMSPWVRKVFIQIMPKILLMERPKYIPRYSAEPDNKLSVLEESCGSTTNTHRSTVSRRHSNKPNGHAGGLDLCKFEEHSAGCDDLKDDCASHCHHHTLTRSTLSRDDIPSSNGIQLQQQSPFHSSNVTTLTTHHVHHHHHHHHHHHHSHYSPTSPPGGHSPVKHDDDDMSSQKSSEISDADGRKPTSQVAAALKGVEFIAQHIKKADKDREVIEDWKFIAMVLDRIFLYIFTFLCLGGTSWIILRAPSLYDMRPALG; this is encoded by the exons TTGAGGCCAATCCACATGCCAAGCGGCTCTATGACGATCTATTGGCCAACTATAATCGCTTAATCTTGCCTGTTGCGAATAACTCGGAAAAGCTAACCGTGAAACTGGGACTCAAACTGTCCCAATTGATCGACGTG GACCTGAAGAACCAGATCATGACAACCAATGTCTGGATTGAGCAA AAATGGTTTGAttacaaattgaaatggaagCCTGAAGATTACGGCGGAGTGGACACTTTGTACGTTCCTTCTCAACATATTTGGCTACCAGATATTGTCTTGTTCAACAA CGCTGACGGAAAGTATGAGGTGACTTTGATGACCAAAGCCAGATTAAAATACACGGGCGAGTTGATTTGGAAGCCGCCAGCCATTTACAAGTCCTCGTGCAAAATCAACGTGGAATGGTTTCCTTTTGATGAGCAAACGTGTGATATGAAATTCGGCAGCTGGACCTACGATGCCTTTCag CTGGATCTCAAACATATGGATCAGTTGAGAGGTTCCAACATCGTCAAGATGGGCATCGATCTCACCGAGTTCTACGTCTCCGTGGAATGGGACATTTTGGCTGTTCCAGCCACTCGAAATGAGGAATACTACACCCCTCAAAGATATCAAGAAGAGCTCAATCCTGCTTTGGATGAAAACGGGAATGCGTTGGAATCAGATGCTGAGGATGATCTAATGGAGGGCGAGAGCAAGTCCAAACTTCTCACTG ATATCACTTTTTACATGACCTTGAGGCGGAAGACCTTGTTCTACACGGTCAATCTAATCATTCCATGTGTGGGGATCTCATTCTTGACAGTGTTGGTCTTCTATCTACCATCTGACTCCGGAGAAAAA GTTACGCTCTGTATTTCCATATTGCTTTCGCTCActgtctttttcttgcttctgGCCGAGATTATTCCTCCGACGTCTCTGGCTGTCCCACTTTTGGGCAAATACCTTCTATTCACCATGATCCTAGTTACGTTATCCATCACGGTGACCGTGGGTGTGCTCAATGTTCACTTCCG ATCCCCTTCCACGCACCGCATGTCGCCTTGGGTGAGGAAAGTGTTTATACAAATAATGCCCAAGATCTTGCTTATGGAGCGGCCCAAATACATTCCCCGCTATTCGGCAGAACCGGACAACAAATTGAGTGTTTTGGAAGAGAGCTGTGGATCGACCAC AAATACGCATCGTTCAACGGTCAGCCGACGACATTCCAACAAACCCAATGGCCATGCTGGCGGATTGGATTTgtgtaaatttgaagagcattcCG CAGGTTGCGACGATTTGAAGGATGATTGCGCCTCGCATTGCCATCATCACACATTGACCAGAAGCACGTTGAGTCGGGATGACATCCCCTCCAGTAATGGGATCCAACTCCAACAGCAATCGCCTTTCCATAGCTCCAATGTTACCACCCTCACCACTCACCATGtgcatcatcaccatcaccatcatcatcaccatcatcattcgCATTATTCACCCACCTCACCTCCCGGAGGACACTCCCCCGTCAagcacgacgacgacgacatgTCCTCTCAAAAATCATCGGAAATTTCCGATGCGGATGGGCGGAAACCTACGAGCCAAGTAGCGGCTGCTTTGAAAGGGGTGGAATTCATTGCTCAGCATATTAAGAAAGCGGATAAGGATCGCGAG GTAATTGAAGATTGGAAATTCATTGCCATGGTGCTGGATCGCATCTTCCTGTACATCTTTACTTTCCTCTGCTTGGGAGGAACATCTTGGATCATCTTGAGAGCTCCATCCTTGTATGACATGAGGCCAGCTCTCGGATAA
- the LOC131879349 gene encoding acetylcholine receptor subunit beta-like 2 isoform X5: MNVEILQCTSIGHNCIASSSLTKVTSPEPKVEANPHAKRLYDDLLANYNRLILPVANNSEKLTVKLGLKLSQLIDVDLKNQIMTTNVWIEQKWFDYKLKWKPEDYGGVDTLYVPSQHIWLPDIVLFNNADGKYEVTLMTKARLKYTGELIWKPPAIYKSSCKINVEWFPFDEQTCDMKFGSWTYDAFQLDLKHMDQLRGSNIVKMGIDLTEFYVSVEWDILAVPATRNEEYYTPQRYQEELNPALDENGNALESDAEDDLMEGESKSKLLTDITFYMTLRRKTLFYTVNLIIPCVGISFLTVLVFYLPSDSGEKVTLCISILLSLTVFFLLLAEIIPPTSLAVPLLGKYLLFTMILVTLSITVTVGVLNVHFRSPSTHRMSPWVRKVFIQIMPKILLMERPKYIPRYSAEPDNKLSVLEESCGSTTNTHRSTVSRRHSNKPNGHAGGLDLCCDDLKDDCASHCHHHTLTRSTLSRDDIPSSNGIQLQQQSPFHSSNVTTLTTHHVHHHHHHHHHHHHSHYSPTSPPGGHSPVKHDDDDMSSQKSSEISDADGRKPTSQVAAALKGVEFIAQHIKKADKDREVIEDWKFIAMVLDRLFLWLFTLACVAGTGGIILRAPSLYDMRTAIDTEQSTISK, encoded by the exons TTGAGGCCAATCCACATGCCAAGCGGCTCTATGACGATCTATTGGCCAACTATAATCGCTTAATCTTGCCTGTTGCGAATAACTCGGAAAAGCTAACCGTGAAACTGGGACTCAAACTGTCCCAATTGATCGACGTG GACCTGAAGAACCAGATCATGACAACCAATGTCTGGATTGAGCAA AAATGGTTTGAttacaaattgaaatggaagCCTGAAGATTACGGCGGAGTGGACACTTTGTACGTTCCTTCTCAACATATTTGGCTACCAGATATTGTCTTGTTCAACAA CGCTGACGGAAAGTATGAGGTGACTTTGATGACCAAAGCCAGATTAAAATACACGGGCGAGTTGATTTGGAAGCCGCCAGCCATTTACAAGTCCTCGTGCAAAATCAACGTGGAATGGTTTCCTTTTGATGAGCAAACGTGTGATATGAAATTCGGCAGCTGGACCTACGATGCCTTTCag CTGGATCTCAAACATATGGATCAGTTGAGAGGTTCCAACATCGTCAAGATGGGCATCGATCTCACCGAGTTCTACGTCTCCGTGGAATGGGACATTTTGGCTGTTCCAGCCACTCGAAATGAGGAATACTACACCCCTCAAAGATATCAAGAAGAGCTCAATCCTGCTTTGGATGAAAACGGGAATGCGTTGGAATCAGATGCTGAGGATGATCTAATGGAGGGCGAGAGCAAGTCCAAACTTCTCACTG ATATCACTTTTTACATGACCTTGAGGCGGAAGACCTTGTTCTACACGGTCAATCTAATCATTCCATGTGTGGGGATCTCATTCTTGACAGTGTTGGTCTTCTATCTACCATCTGACTCCGGAGAAAAA GTTACGCTCTGTATTTCCATATTGCTTTCGCTCActgtctttttcttgcttctgGCCGAGATTATTCCTCCGACGTCTCTGGCTGTCCCACTTTTGGGCAAATACCTTCTATTCACCATGATCCTAGTTACGTTATCCATCACGGTGACCGTGGGTGTGCTCAATGTTCACTTCCG ATCCCCTTCCACGCACCGCATGTCGCCTTGGGTGAGGAAAGTGTTTATACAAATAATGCCCAAGATCTTGCTTATGGAGCGGCCCAAATACATTCCCCGCTATTCGGCAGAACCGGACAACAAATTGAGTGTTTTGGAAGAGAGCTGTGGATCGACCAC AAATACGCATCGTTCAACGGTCAGCCGACGACATTCCAACAAACCCAATGGCCATGCTGGCGGATTGGATTTgt GTTGCGACGATTTGAAGGATGATTGCGCCTCGCATTGCCATCATCACACATTGACCAGAAGCACGTTGAGTCGGGATGACATCCCCTCCAGTAATGGGATCCAACTCCAACAGCAATCGCCTTTCCATAGCTCCAATGTTACCACCCTCACCACTCACCATGtgcatcatcaccatcaccatcatcatcaccatcatcattcgCATTATTCACCCACCTCACCTCCCGGAGGACACTCCCCCGTCAagcacgacgacgacgacatgTCCTCTCAAAAATCATCGGAAATTTCCGATGCGGATGGGCGGAAACCTACGAGCCAAGTAGCGGCTGCTTTGAAAGGGGTGGAATTCATTGCTCAGCATATTAAGAAAGCGGATAAGGATCGCGAG GTGATTGAGGACTGGAAATTTATCGCCATGGTTTTGGACCGCCTCTTCCTCTGGCTTTTCACCCTGGCCTGCGTGGCTGGGACGGGTGGGATCatcctcagggctccatccCTGTATGATATGAGAACGGCCATTGACACTGAGCAATCCACCATTTCAAA GTAA
- the LOC131879349 gene encoding acetylcholine receptor subunit beta-like 2 isoform X7 translates to MTTNVWIEQKWFDYKLKWKPEDYGGVDTLYVPSQHIWLPDIVLFNNADGKYEVTLMTKARLKYTGELIWKPPAIYKSSCKINVEWFPFDEQTCDMKFGSWTYDAFQLDLKHMDQLRGSNIVKMGIDLTEFYVSVEWDILAVPATRNEEYYTPQRYQEELNPALDENGNALESDAEDDLMEGESKSKLLTDITFYMTLRRKTLFYTVNLIIPCVGISFLTVLVFYLPSDSGEKVTLCISILLSLTVFFLLLAEIIPPTSLAVPLLGKYLLFTMILVTLSITVTVGVLNVHFRSPSTHRMSPWVRKVFIQIMPKILLMERPKYIPRYSAEPDNKLSVLEESCGSTTNTHRSTVSRRHSNKPNGHAGGLDLCKFEEHSAGCDDLKDDCASHCHHHTLTRSTLSRDDIPSSNGIQLQQQSPFHSSNVTTLTTHHVHHHHHHHHHHHHSHYSPTSPPGGHSPVKHDDDDMSSQKSSEISDADGRKPTSQVAAALKGVEFIAQHIKKADKDREVIEDWKFIAMVLDRLFLWLFTLACVAGTGGIILRAPSLYDMRTAIDTEQSTISK, encoded by the exons ATGACAACCAATGTCTGGATTGAGCAA AAATGGTTTGAttacaaattgaaatggaagCCTGAAGATTACGGCGGAGTGGACACTTTGTACGTTCCTTCTCAACATATTTGGCTACCAGATATTGTCTTGTTCAACAA CGCTGACGGAAAGTATGAGGTGACTTTGATGACCAAAGCCAGATTAAAATACACGGGCGAGTTGATTTGGAAGCCGCCAGCCATTTACAAGTCCTCGTGCAAAATCAACGTGGAATGGTTTCCTTTTGATGAGCAAACGTGTGATATGAAATTCGGCAGCTGGACCTACGATGCCTTTCag CTGGATCTCAAACATATGGATCAGTTGAGAGGTTCCAACATCGTCAAGATGGGCATCGATCTCACCGAGTTCTACGTCTCCGTGGAATGGGACATTTTGGCTGTTCCAGCCACTCGAAATGAGGAATACTACACCCCTCAAAGATATCAAGAAGAGCTCAATCCTGCTTTGGATGAAAACGGGAATGCGTTGGAATCAGATGCTGAGGATGATCTAATGGAGGGCGAGAGCAAGTCCAAACTTCTCACTG ATATCACTTTTTACATGACCTTGAGGCGGAAGACCTTGTTCTACACGGTCAATCTAATCATTCCATGTGTGGGGATCTCATTCTTGACAGTGTTGGTCTTCTATCTACCATCTGACTCCGGAGAAAAA GTTACGCTCTGTATTTCCATATTGCTTTCGCTCActgtctttttcttgcttctgGCCGAGATTATTCCTCCGACGTCTCTGGCTGTCCCACTTTTGGGCAAATACCTTCTATTCACCATGATCCTAGTTACGTTATCCATCACGGTGACCGTGGGTGTGCTCAATGTTCACTTCCG ATCCCCTTCCACGCACCGCATGTCGCCTTGGGTGAGGAAAGTGTTTATACAAATAATGCCCAAGATCTTGCTTATGGAGCGGCCCAAATACATTCCCCGCTATTCGGCAGAACCGGACAACAAATTGAGTGTTTTGGAAGAGAGCTGTGGATCGACCAC AAATACGCATCGTTCAACGGTCAGCCGACGACATTCCAACAAACCCAATGGCCATGCTGGCGGATTGGATTTgtgtaaatttgaagagcattcCG CAGGTTGCGACGATTTGAAGGATGATTGCGCCTCGCATTGCCATCATCACACATTGACCAGAAGCACGTTGAGTCGGGATGACATCCCCTCCAGTAATGGGATCCAACTCCAACAGCAATCGCCTTTCCATAGCTCCAATGTTACCACCCTCACCACTCACCATGtgcatcatcaccatcaccatcatcatcaccatcatcattcgCATTATTCACCCACCTCACCTCCCGGAGGACACTCCCCCGTCAagcacgacgacgacgacatgTCCTCTCAAAAATCATCGGAAATTTCCGATGCGGATGGGCGGAAACCTACGAGCCAAGTAGCGGCTGCTTTGAAAGGGGTGGAATTCATTGCTCAGCATATTAAGAAAGCGGATAAGGATCGCGAG GTGATTGAGGACTGGAAATTTATCGCCATGGTTTTGGACCGCCTCTTCCTCTGGCTTTTCACCCTGGCCTGCGTGGCTGGGACGGGTGGGATCatcctcagggctccatccCTGTATGATATGAGAACGGCCATTGACACTGAGCAATCCACCATTTCAAA GTAA
- the LOC131879349 gene encoding acetylcholine receptor subunit beta-like 2 isoform X3, with protein MNVEILQCTSIGHNCIASSSLTKVTSPEPKVEANPHAKRLYDDLLANYNRLILPVANNSEKLTVKLGLKLSQLIDVDLKNQIMTTNVWIEQKWFDYKLKWKPEDYGGVDTLYVPSQHIWLPDIVLFNNADGKYEVTLMTKARLKYTGELIWKPPAIYKSSCKINVEWFPFDEQTCDMKFGSWTYDAFQLDLKHMDQLRGSNIVKMGIDLTEFYVSVEWDILAVPATRNEEYYTPQRYQEELNPALDENGNALESDAEDDLMEGESKSKLLTDITFYMTLRRKTLFYTVNLIIPCVGISFLTVLVFYLPSDSGEKVTLCISILLSLTVFFLLLAEIIPPTSLAVPLLGKYLLFTMILVTLSITVTVGVLNVHFRSPSTHRMSPWVRKVFIQIMPKILLMERPKYIPRYSAEPDNKLSVLEESCGSTTNTHRSTVSRRHSNKPNGHAGGLDLSGCDDLKDDCASHCHHHTLTRSTLSRDDIPSSNGIQLQQQSPFHSSNVTTLTTHHVHHHHHHHHHHHHSHYSPTSPPGGHSPVKHDDDDMSSQKSSEISDADGRKPTSQVAAALKGVEFIAQHIKKADKDREVIEDWKFIAMVLDRLFLWLFTLACVAGTGGIILRAPSLYDMRTAIDTEQSTISK; from the exons TTGAGGCCAATCCACATGCCAAGCGGCTCTATGACGATCTATTGGCCAACTATAATCGCTTAATCTTGCCTGTTGCGAATAACTCGGAAAAGCTAACCGTGAAACTGGGACTCAAACTGTCCCAATTGATCGACGTG GACCTGAAGAACCAGATCATGACAACCAATGTCTGGATTGAGCAA AAATGGTTTGAttacaaattgaaatggaagCCTGAAGATTACGGCGGAGTGGACACTTTGTACGTTCCTTCTCAACATATTTGGCTACCAGATATTGTCTTGTTCAACAA CGCTGACGGAAAGTATGAGGTGACTTTGATGACCAAAGCCAGATTAAAATACACGGGCGAGTTGATTTGGAAGCCGCCAGCCATTTACAAGTCCTCGTGCAAAATCAACGTGGAATGGTTTCCTTTTGATGAGCAAACGTGTGATATGAAATTCGGCAGCTGGACCTACGATGCCTTTCag CTGGATCTCAAACATATGGATCAGTTGAGAGGTTCCAACATCGTCAAGATGGGCATCGATCTCACCGAGTTCTACGTCTCCGTGGAATGGGACATTTTGGCTGTTCCAGCCACTCGAAATGAGGAATACTACACCCCTCAAAGATATCAAGAAGAGCTCAATCCTGCTTTGGATGAAAACGGGAATGCGTTGGAATCAGATGCTGAGGATGATCTAATGGAGGGCGAGAGCAAGTCCAAACTTCTCACTG ATATCACTTTTTACATGACCTTGAGGCGGAAGACCTTGTTCTACACGGTCAATCTAATCATTCCATGTGTGGGGATCTCATTCTTGACAGTGTTGGTCTTCTATCTACCATCTGACTCCGGAGAAAAA GTTACGCTCTGTATTTCCATATTGCTTTCGCTCActgtctttttcttgcttctgGCCGAGATTATTCCTCCGACGTCTCTGGCTGTCCCACTTTTGGGCAAATACCTTCTATTCACCATGATCCTAGTTACGTTATCCATCACGGTGACCGTGGGTGTGCTCAATGTTCACTTCCG ATCCCCTTCCACGCACCGCATGTCGCCTTGGGTGAGGAAAGTGTTTATACAAATAATGCCCAAGATCTTGCTTATGGAGCGGCCCAAATACATTCCCCGCTATTCGGCAGAACCGGACAACAAATTGAGTGTTTTGGAAGAGAGCTGTGGATCGACCAC AAATACGCATCGTTCAACGGTCAGCCGACGACATTCCAACAAACCCAATGGCCATGCTGGCGGATTGGATTTgt CAGGTTGCGACGATTTGAAGGATGATTGCGCCTCGCATTGCCATCATCACACATTGACCAGAAGCACGTTGAGTCGGGATGACATCCCCTCCAGTAATGGGATCCAACTCCAACAGCAATCGCCTTTCCATAGCTCCAATGTTACCACCCTCACCACTCACCATGtgcatcatcaccatcaccatcatcatcaccatcatcattcgCATTATTCACCCACCTCACCTCCCGGAGGACACTCCCCCGTCAagcacgacgacgacgacatgTCCTCTCAAAAATCATCGGAAATTTCCGATGCGGATGGGCGGAAACCTACGAGCCAAGTAGCGGCTGCTTTGAAAGGGGTGGAATTCATTGCTCAGCATATTAAGAAAGCGGATAAGGATCGCGAG GTGATTGAGGACTGGAAATTTATCGCCATGGTTTTGGACCGCCTCTTCCTCTGGCTTTTCACCCTGGCCTGCGTGGCTGGGACGGGTGGGATCatcctcagggctccatccCTGTATGATATGAGAACGGCCATTGACACTGAGCAATCCACCATTTCAAA GTAA
- the LOC131879349 gene encoding acetylcholine receptor subunit beta-like 2 isoform X1 encodes MNVEILQCTSIGHNCIASSSLTKVTSPEPKVEANPHAKRLYDDLLANYNRLILPVANNSEKLTVKLGLKLSQLIDVDLKNQIMTTNVWIEQKWFDYKLKWKPEDYGGVDTLYVPSQHIWLPDIVLFNNADGKYEVTLMTKARLKYTGELIWKPPAIYKSSCKINVEWFPFDEQTCDMKFGSWTYDAFQLDLKHMDQLRGSNIVKMGIDLTEFYVSVEWDILAVPATRNEEYYTPQRYQEELNPALDENGNALESDAEDDLMEGESKSKLLTDITFYMTLRRKTLFYTVNLIIPCVGISFLTVLVFYLPSDSGEKVTLCISILLSLTVFFLLLAEIIPPTSLAVPLLGKYLLFTMILVTLSITVTVGVLNVHFRSPSTHRMSPWVRKVFIQIMPKILLMERPKYIPRYSAEPDNKLSVLEESCGSTTNTHRSTVSRRHSNKPNGHAGGLDLCKFEEHSAGCDDLKDDCASHCHHHTLTRSTLSRDDIPSSNGIQLQQQSPFHSSNVTTLTTHHVHHHHHHHHHHHHSHYSPTSPPGGHSPVKHDDDDMSSQKSSEISDADGRKPTSQVAAALKGVEFIAQHIKKADKDREVIEDWKFIAMVLDRLFLWLFTLACVAGTGGIILRAPSLYDMRTAIDTEQSTISK; translated from the exons TTGAGGCCAATCCACATGCCAAGCGGCTCTATGACGATCTATTGGCCAACTATAATCGCTTAATCTTGCCTGTTGCGAATAACTCGGAAAAGCTAACCGTGAAACTGGGACTCAAACTGTCCCAATTGATCGACGTG GACCTGAAGAACCAGATCATGACAACCAATGTCTGGATTGAGCAA AAATGGTTTGAttacaaattgaaatggaagCCTGAAGATTACGGCGGAGTGGACACTTTGTACGTTCCTTCTCAACATATTTGGCTACCAGATATTGTCTTGTTCAACAA CGCTGACGGAAAGTATGAGGTGACTTTGATGACCAAAGCCAGATTAAAATACACGGGCGAGTTGATTTGGAAGCCGCCAGCCATTTACAAGTCCTCGTGCAAAATCAACGTGGAATGGTTTCCTTTTGATGAGCAAACGTGTGATATGAAATTCGGCAGCTGGACCTACGATGCCTTTCag CTGGATCTCAAACATATGGATCAGTTGAGAGGTTCCAACATCGTCAAGATGGGCATCGATCTCACCGAGTTCTACGTCTCCGTGGAATGGGACATTTTGGCTGTTCCAGCCACTCGAAATGAGGAATACTACACCCCTCAAAGATATCAAGAAGAGCTCAATCCTGCTTTGGATGAAAACGGGAATGCGTTGGAATCAGATGCTGAGGATGATCTAATGGAGGGCGAGAGCAAGTCCAAACTTCTCACTG ATATCACTTTTTACATGACCTTGAGGCGGAAGACCTTGTTCTACACGGTCAATCTAATCATTCCATGTGTGGGGATCTCATTCTTGACAGTGTTGGTCTTCTATCTACCATCTGACTCCGGAGAAAAA GTTACGCTCTGTATTTCCATATTGCTTTCGCTCActgtctttttcttgcttctgGCCGAGATTATTCCTCCGACGTCTCTGGCTGTCCCACTTTTGGGCAAATACCTTCTATTCACCATGATCCTAGTTACGTTATCCATCACGGTGACCGTGGGTGTGCTCAATGTTCACTTCCG ATCCCCTTCCACGCACCGCATGTCGCCTTGGGTGAGGAAAGTGTTTATACAAATAATGCCCAAGATCTTGCTTATGGAGCGGCCCAAATACATTCCCCGCTATTCGGCAGAACCGGACAACAAATTGAGTGTTTTGGAAGAGAGCTGTGGATCGACCAC AAATACGCATCGTTCAACGGTCAGCCGACGACATTCCAACAAACCCAATGGCCATGCTGGCGGATTGGATTTgtgtaaatttgaagagcattcCG CAGGTTGCGACGATTTGAAGGATGATTGCGCCTCGCATTGCCATCATCACACATTGACCAGAAGCACGTTGAGTCGGGATGACATCCCCTCCAGTAATGGGATCCAACTCCAACAGCAATCGCCTTTCCATAGCTCCAATGTTACCACCCTCACCACTCACCATGtgcatcatcaccatcaccatcatcatcaccatcatcattcgCATTATTCACCCACCTCACCTCCCGGAGGACACTCCCCCGTCAagcacgacgacgacgacatgTCCTCTCAAAAATCATCGGAAATTTCCGATGCGGATGGGCGGAAACCTACGAGCCAAGTAGCGGCTGCTTTGAAAGGGGTGGAATTCATTGCTCAGCATATTAAGAAAGCGGATAAGGATCGCGAG GTGATTGAGGACTGGAAATTTATCGCCATGGTTTTGGACCGCCTCTTCCTCTGGCTTTTCACCCTGGCCTGCGTGGCTGGGACGGGTGGGATCatcctcagggctccatccCTGTATGATATGAGAACGGCCATTGACACTGAGCAATCCACCATTTCAAA GTAA